The stretch of DNA CACCACCAGCACGGTGTTGCCTTTGTCCCGCAGTTGCAGCAGCAGCTGGTTCATGCGTTCGATGTCGTGCGGGTGCAGCCCGATGGTCGGCTCGTCAAAGACGTAGGTGACGTCGGTGAGCGAAGAACCGAGGTGCCGGATCATCTTGGTGCGCTGGGCCTCGCCACCGGACAGCGTACCGGCGGGACGGTCCAGGCTCAGGTAGCCCAGGCCGATGTCGGAGAACGAGTCCAGCAGGTGCTGGAGCCCCTTGAGCAGGGGAGCCACCGAGGGGTCCTTGAGACCGCGGATCCACTCGGCGAGGTCGCTGATCTGCATCTGGCACAGCTCGGCGATGTTCTTGCCGTTGATCTTCGAGGACAGCGCCTGCTGCGTCAACCGGGTGCCGTGGCACTCCGGACAGGTCTGGAACGTCACGGCCCGCTCCACAAACCGGCGCACGTGCGGCTGCATGGCCTCGGGGTCCTTGGACAGCATGGACTTCTGGATCTTGGGGATGATCCCCTCGAACGTCAGGTTGACGCCCTCCACCTTGATCTTGGTGGGCTCCGCGTACAGCATCGTTTCCAGCTGCTTTTTGGTGAATTTGGCAATGGGCTTGTCCATGGGCAGCCCCATGCCCTCGAACAGGCGCCCGTACCAGCCGTCCATCGAGTAGCCCGGAACGAGCAGCGCTCCGTCACCGAGGGACTTGTCGTCGTCGTACAGGGCCGTGAGGTCGATGTCGCTGACCGCCCCCATGCCCTCGCACCGCGGGCACATGCCGCCCAGGTAAACGGCCTGCTGGACGACCGCTTTCTCCACCCGGCCGCCGCTCTTCTCCGTGGACATGACGCCGCTTGCTTTGCGGGTGGGCACGTTGAAGGAAAAGGCCGTGGGCGGCCCACCATAGGGGGAGCCCAGCCGGCTGAAGAGGATGCGCAGCATCGCGTTCGCGTCGGTGGCCGTGCCCACGGTGGAGCGCGGGTTGGCGCCCATCCGCTCCTGGTCCACGATGATCGCCGTGGTCAGGCCCTCCAGGAAGTCCACCTCGGGCCGGGCCAGCGACGGCATAAAGCCCTGCACGAACGCGCTGTAGGTTTCGTTGATCATCCGCTGCGACTCAGCAGCGATGGTGGCAAACACCAGGGAGCTCTTGCCCGAGCCGGACACACCCGTGAATACGGTCAGGCGGCGCTTGGGCAGCTCGACGCTGACGTCCTTGAGGTTGTTTTCCCGCGCGCCTTGCACACGGATCAGGTCGTGGGCGTCGGCAACGTGCAGCCCGTTGGTCCGGGGATCAGTACTGGTGTCCGTGCTCATCGGGTCTCCATCTGTTGGGCTGCGGTTTGTCGTGCCGGGGGAGACTGCGCCGGCAGCCTCCCCCCGGCGCCACTGGTTTCAATCCTCCCAGCTCAGGGCTGCTGGTTGATGCGGACGGTGTTGCCTGCCGGGTCGCGGAAGGCGCAGTCGCGGATTCCGTAGGGCTGGTCGACGGGTTCCTGGACGACGTCGGCCCCGCTCGCTTCCACTGTGGCGAACGCGGCGTCCACGTCCGGGGAGGACAGCACGACCGTGGCGTAGGTGCCCTTGGCCATCATCTCGGCGATGGTGCGGCGTTCGTCGTCGGTGATGCCCGGATCCACGGCCGGCGGGTGCAGGACGATGGACACGTCCGGCTGCCCGGCAGGGCCCACGGTGATCCAGCGCATGGTGCCGCGGCCAACATCGTTGCGGACCTCGAAGCCCAGGGCGTCGCGGTAAAACGCCAGGGAGGCGTCGGGATCGGTATGCGGAAGGAACGTTGAGGAAATGCTGATCTTGTTCATGAACGTCATGCTAGTTGCGGCTCCGGCGCGCGCGCTTCTCGATTCCTGACCGGTCTGGTGACCTGTTTCGCCACGCACGCCGGGATGCCCGCCGTCGAGACGGCTGCCTCCTGTTTATAGACGCTGGGCGGCATGCCCACCAGTTCCGTGAAGCGGGTGCTGAAGGTCCCCAGCGAGGAACAGCCGACGGCGAAACACACCTGCGTGACGGAAAGGTCACCGCGGCGCAGCAGCGCCATGGCCCGTTCGATGCGCCGGGTCATGAGGTAGCTGTACGGCGATTCCTGGTAGGCGAGCTTGAACCTGCGGCTCAGGTGACCGGCCGACATGTGGACGCCGCGGGCCAGGGATTCAACATCCAGCGGTTGCGCGTATTCCCGGTCGATCCGGTCCTTGACGCGGCGAAGGTCCCGCAGCTCACGAAAGCGCGCATCGGAGAGGGGGCTGGTGGTCACACCTCAGATCGTGCTACGCGGCGGGGGAGTTGTCCAGAGGGGCAGGACCGGAGCGGGCCCGGACGGCAGCACAATGCCGGGCAGGGAACGCAGTTTGCGAACCCTGCCCGGCATCGGACAGCGGCTTCCCGGGCCGGCCGTAAACCTTTCTAGGAAGCGGCCCCCTGGGCCTGGAGCCTGTCCATCCCGCCGGTCAGGACGGTCAACTCGACGCTGTCGGGCCGTTCCACCGTGCTGCTGATGCGTACGGCGGAACCGGTGTGGGCTGATTCGAGCACGGATTCCATGACTTCCAGGGCATGGTAGGCCAGGGCTCCGCCCGCACGGGGCTCTGCGCCTTCAGGGGTGGACGCGAGGTCTGCGATGCCGAAGCCGCGCCCCGAATCAACGTACCCGGCGGAGACCGGAAGGGTCTCCCAGGCCTCGGCGCCCAGGGAGAACAGCTGGACCTCGCCATCGAAGTGGTTGGGGTCCGGCACAACCAGCGATCCGCGTTCCCCGTGGATCTCGATGTTCGGCGACTTGGACTTCACGGCGTCGAAGCTCATGAACAGGGTGGAGAGCGCACCGGAGGCGTGGACCAGGACGCCGGTGACGTGGGAGTCGATGTCCACGGGGACCTTTTCTCCCTGCCGGGGGCCGGAACCGATGGTCCGTTCATTGCGGGTGTGGCTCGCGGCGCCCATCACCGAGACCACCGGGCCCAGCAGCGTTACCAGGGCGGTGACGTAGTAGGGGCCCATGTCCAGGAGCGGGCCGCCGCCGGGCTGGTAGTAGAAATCCGGATTCGGGTGCCAGCGCTCGTGGCCGGGTGTCACCATCGTGGCGGAGGCAGAGATGGGCGCACCGATCAGCCCGTCATCGATTGCCTTGCGGGCGGTCTGGATGCCGGTGCCCAGTACCGTATCCGGAGCGCAGCCGACGGCGACGCCTGCCTCGCGTGCTGCCTCCAGCACCTGGCGTGCCTCCGCAGTTGTCGCGGCAAGGGGCTTCTCGCCGTACACGCTTTTGCCCGCGGCGATGGCCTTCAGCGCCACCTCAGCGTGCGCGGCGGGGATGGTGAGGTTCAGGACCAGTTCGACGTCGTCCGCCGCGAGGAGCTCGTCCACGGAAACGGCGCGAACGCCCTCGTACTGCTCCGCCGCAGCCTTGGCGCGTGCGGGATCCAAATCCGCTACCGCCACCAGTTCGACGTCCTCGAGTTTCCGGAAGTTGGTGAGGTACTGCGCGATGATGGCGCCGCAGCCGACGATTCCTACTTTCAGCGGCTTGCCCATAGCAGGCCCCTTTCGATGATGGTGCGGATGTTGGTGTTTTGGAGGATTTCGACGCGGTGGCCGGGGGTGGTGACGAAGATGCGGCCTTTGCCCCATTGGCGGGTCCAGATGGCGGGGGAGGTGACTTCGCGGTTCCAGGGGTCCCATTCCCGGGCTTTTTGGGTGGTGGTGGCCAGGACGTCGATGTAGTCGTCGGAGAGGACCCAGTACTGTTCGGTGACCAGGTCGAAGTCCTTGAGGCCTTTGGTGATGGGGTGTTCGGCGGCTGCGGGGAGCATGTTGACGGTGTAGGGCATGTAGTTGTCTGACTGTTCGCCGGTGCATTGGTCGGGGTGCTTGCCGGGGTGGCAGGCGAACTGGCCGCCGATCAGGTGGAGGTAGTCGGAGTTGTTGCGGTAGGAATCGGCGATCCCGCCGTGCCAGCCGGCCAGGCCGGTGCCGTTTTCGACGGCGGTGCGGAGCCCGGCGAGTTCGTCTTTTTCGATGGTGGTCATGGTCATGCATTGCATGATCAGGTCCACGCCTGCCATGTAGTGGGTGTCGGCGTAGACCTTGGGTGATTCTTCGACGCGGACGTCGTAGCCGTTGTCTTTGAGGTAGGGGATGAAGAGTTCGGTGGCTTCGTAGGGCTGGTGGCCGTCCCAGCCGCCGCGGACCACCAGGGCGTTCTTATTCTCGGTCATGAAGTGGTTCCTTAATTGTGGGATGGTGGCGTTTTAGTGGCTGGTGAAGGCGGCGTCGAACGCGGCTGTGGGCGGGGCGATCCTGGCGAGTTCCTGGACCATGGCCAGTGCCTGCGGGGCGCCGGTGAGGCGGTCCATGCCGGCGTCTTCCCATTCGATGCTGGTGGGGCCGTTGTAGCCGATGGCGTTCAGGGTCCGGAAGATCCGGTTCCATGGCACGTCCCCGTGGCCTGCGGTGACGAAGTCCCAGCCGCGGCGGGGATCTGCCCAGGCCAGGTGGGAGCCGAGGCGTCCGTTGCGGCCGTCGAGTTGGCGGATGGATTCTTTTACGTGGACGTGGAGGATGTGTTCGGCGAAGTCCTGCAGGAACATTACCGGGTCCAGGTCTTGCCAGATGAAGTGGGACGGGTCGAAGTTCAGCCCGAAGCTCTTGCGGTGCCCGATGGCTTCGAGGGTGCGTTTGGTGGTCCAGTAGTCGTAGGCGATTTCGGAGGGGTGGACTTCCAGGGCGAACCGGACGCCTTGTTCTTCGAAGACGTCCAGGATGGGGTTCCAGCGGTCCGCGAAGTCCTGGTAGCCGGCGTCGATCATGGTTTCGGAGGCGGGCGGGAACATGGCGACGGCTTTCCAGATGGAGGAGCCGGTGAACCCGGTGACGGTGTTCACGCCGAGGCGGGCGGCTGCCCGGGCGGTGTCTTTCATTGATTCGGCGGCCCGGCGGCGTACTCCTTCGGGTTCGCCGGTGCCCCAGATTTCGGTGGAGAGGATGCCTTGGTGGCGTTCGTCGATGGGGTCATCGCAGACGGCCTGGCCGGTGAGGTGGTTGGCGATGGCGAAGACGCGCAGGTTGTTTTTTTCCAGGATGTCCAGCCGGCCCTGGAGGTAGTTGTCGTCTTCCGCGGCGCGGCGGGGGTCCAGGTGGTCGCCCCAGCAGGCAATTTCGAGCCCGTCGAAGCCCCACTCGCCGGCGAGCCGGGCCACCTCCTCAAAGGGCAGGTCGGCCCACTGGCCGGTAAAAAGCGTGATTGGTCGTGTCATCAGGTTTCCTTGGTTGTACTGGCGCCGGTCGGTGTTGCTCAGACTTTTTGCCACTGGCTGGAGTTCGCGGCGCTGGATTCCACGGCCGCGAGGACCTGCTGGACCTGGAGGGCGTCGGCGAAGGACGGTTCCGGTTGGCGGCCTTCACCGATCGCGGTGACGAGGTCCACCACCTGGTGCGTGAAGCCGTGTTCGTACCCCAGTCCGTGGCCGGTGGGCCACCAGTTCCCGACGTATGGGTGCTCGGGCTCGGTGACGAAAATCCTGCGGAATCCGGCGTCGGGAGACTCTGCCGCGTCATAGAAGGACAGGACGTTCATTTCCTCGAAGTCGAAGGCCAGTGAGCCCTTGGTTCCGTTGACTTCCAGGCGCATGGCGTTCTTCCGGCCCAGTGCGTAACGGGTGGCTTCAAAGACGCCGACGGCGCCCGCTGACGCAGTACCACCGTCGAACCGTGCGCTGAAGATGGCTGCATCGTCCACGGTGACATGTCCGCGGGGCGCGTCGCTGCCGACGTCACCGTGCCCGCCCAGGCCCACCAAATCGCCAGCGAGAGGGCGCTCCGGGACGAAGGTTTCGAGCAGCGCCGAGACGCCGGTGATGTTCTGCCCGGTGACCCACTGGGCGGCGTCGATGCTGTGCGCTCCGATGTCGCCGAGGGAGCCGGACCCGGACTTGCTCTTGTCCAGCCGCCAGGTCATGGGGGCATTCTCGTCGGACAGCCAGTCCTGCAGGTACTGGGCCCGGACGTGCCGGATGTCCCCGAGCCTGCCCTGCTCGACGAACCGCTTGGCCAGTGCCAGGGCAGGGGTTCGCCGGTAGCTGAAGCCGCACATCGAGGCGATGCCCTGCTTAGCCGCGGTCTCCGCGGCGAGGACCATCCTTTCGGCCTCTTCTACAGAATTAGCCAGTGGTTTCTCGCACAGGACATGCTTGCCGGCTTCGAGGGCTGCAATGGCTATTTCGGCATGGGTGTCGCCGGGGGTGCAGATGTCAATCAGGTCGATGTCGTCCCGCTCGATGAGGCGGCGCCAGTCCGTCTCCACCGACTCCCAGCCAAGCTTGTCCGCCGCGGCCCGCACGCCGTCGGCGTTCCTTCCGGCCACAGCCCTGAGCTGAGGCTGCAGGGGCAGGTCGAAGAACCGGGGCGCAGTGCGCCAGGCGTGGGAGTGGGCCGCACCCATGAAGGCATAGCCCACCATGCCGACGCGCAGGGGTTTGGTTCCGGTCATGAAAGTTCCTTTCTACTTGCTGAAGCCGGCGGTGAGGCCGGCGAGCAGCTGGCGGCGGCCAATGACGTAGAGCACCAGGATCGGCAGCGTGCTGAGCACCACTGAGGCAAGCACGGCCGGGATGTTGACGCTGAATTCTCCTTGGAACGTCCACAAACCCAGGGGAAGGACGCGCAGGCCGGGGCTCTGGGTGAGGACCAGCGGAAGCAGGAAGCCGTTCCAGACATGCAGGCCGTTGTAGATCGCGACGGTCACGATCGCAGGGCGGGTCAGCGGCAGGGCCAGCCGCCACATGGTCTGCCATTCACTGCAGCCGTCCAGCCGCATGGATTCGAACAATTCGTTCGGCACGTCGCGGATGAAGTTGGACAGGATCAGCACCGTCAGCGGGATGGCAAAAGCAATGGACGGCAGCATGAGCGCGAGCAGGCTGTCATACAGGTTGAGCCGGATGATCATCAGGTAGATCGGGATGATCGTGGCTTGAAGCGGGATGGCCAGGCCCATGAGGAACATTCCGTTGACCAGCTTGAGGAACCTGCCGCTGCCCCGGACGATGGCAAACGACGCCATGAAGGAAATCAGCACGGTGGGAATCACGGAACCGAGCGTGACAATGGCACTGTTCATGAAGTACGTGGCGAAATCGGCCTCGAGAACCATCTGGTAGTTCTCCAGCGTGGGTGACGTGGGCACCGCCAGGGGATTCTGGCCGAAGTACCCTGCCTGCGTCTTCAGGCTGGTGATCACCACGTAGTACACGGGAAGAATGATGATGGCCAGCCAGATCCAGCCGCCAAGGCCGCCGGGAATGTTGAGCCGCCTCATGCGGGAACCGAGTCCACGCTTGGGGCTTGAGGCGTTGGCGGGGGAGCCGGAGGCAGCCTCCTTCGTGCTGCTTTTCAATACGGTGGTCACCCTACAAACCTTCCAATTGGCTGCCCTGCTTGTCCTTGCCGCCAAGACGCTGGAGGAACAAGGCAAGAGCAAGGCCGATGATGACGAGAATGACGGCGATGACGCTTGCGGGGCCCATCAGGTTGGCCCGGAAGCCCCGCAGGTACATGTCCAAAGCCAGGATCCGCGTGGAGTTTCCCGGTCCGCCGCCGGTGAGGACGAAGATCAGGTCGAAGTACGTCAGCGATCCGACCACCATCAACGTGGACGAGGTAATGATGGTGTATTTCAGCTGGGGGAGGGTGATGTGGAAGAACTGCTTGACGGTACCCGCCCCATCGATCTGGGCTGCTTCATAGAGCGACTTGGGGATCTGCCGCACGCCGCCCTGGTAAATGAGCGTATGGAACGGGACAAACTGCCAGGCGATCACGAAGATGACCAAGCCCAGGGCCAGGTGCGGGACACCCAGCCAGTCCTGGGCAAGGAAGGGCAGTCCAAGGCCGGTGGCCAGGCCGAAGTTCGGATCGAGCAGGGCCTTGAAGGCAATGGCGACTGCAGCGGACGAGAGCAGCAAGGGCAGGAAGTACAGGACGGCGAGGGCAGCCCGGTAGCGCTGGCTTCCTGCGGTGAAGACCCCCAGGAGGAGGCTGATCGGTGTCTGGACGAGCCAGGAGACGATCATGATCAGGAAGGTCAGCCCCAGGGCGTTGTACAGTCCAGGGTCCGCGAGTACCGAGAACCAGTTGCTCAGGCCCGCAGCCCCGATGGCACCGATGCCGTCCCAGCTGGTGAAACTCAGGATGAGTACACCGGCCAGGGGGACCACAGCGAAGACCACGAAGAAGAACAAAGCGGGCAGTGTCAGCCACGCGAGTGCGGCCTTACGCTTGTCGGTTTGCTCCATACCCGTTCTGGCGGTGGCAGTCCTGGCAGCGGTGGATACGGCGTTACTCATTTGCCGAGGGTGGCATTCATGTTCTCGGCGAACTGCTGCGGCGTGATCGACTTCAGGAACAGCTGGTCAATGTTGTTCAGCAGGGCCTCGGCTGCCGTGGGGCTCAGGGCCTGGTCCCACGACTGCTGGAAGGTCGGGGCGTTCTTGGCCAGGCCGTAGACGAAGTTGAGGAAGTCCTTGTCCGGAGACTTTGAGAGCTTGTCTTCGATTCCGTTAACAATGGGAACAGACCCGGTGTTGATGTAGGTATCGATCACCGTTTCGGTCAGGATGCCGTCCTTGAAGAACTTCTTCGCGGACTCCTTTTCCTTGTCAGTGGCCTTGGAGGAGATTGACATGTACTGGGCCGGGTTTCCGACGCCGTTCTTGGGGTCGCCCTTGCCGCCCGGAACCGTGGGGAACTGGACGAAGCCCAGTTTTCCGTCCTGGACGAAGTTCTGGCCGTTCTTCTTCATACCGCCGTAGGTCCAGGTACCGTGCAGCATCATGGCTGCCTTGCCCGTGAACAGGAGGGCCTGGTCAGCGTTGGAGTCTGCGGTGATCGAGGAGAAGCCCTTGATGAACCCTTCGGCTGAGACGAGTTCCTGGATCTTGGTGCCGGTCTCAATCACAGCCGGGTCCAGCCAGGCATTGGGCTTGCCTTCGAAGATGGCATTGAAGACGCCGGGGCCGCCGATACGGTCCAGCAGGTATTCGAGCCACATCATGGAGGTCCAGCGCGACTGTCCTCCGAGGGAGAAGGGTGCCACTCCCATGTCGTTGAAGGTCTTGACCAGTGACATGACGTCGTCCCAGGTCTTCGGCGGCTGGACGCCGGCCTTCTCGAACAGTTCCTTGTTGTAGAACAGGACGATCGGGGCGACGTACTGGTTGGGCAGCGCGTAGATCTTTCCGTTGACGGTTGCCGCACCGAAGGAGGACGGGAAGAACTTTTTCTTCAGGTCCGGGTTCTCGTCGAACCAGCTGGTCAGGTCGTCCACCTGGTTGGCCTCGACATAGGTCTTCAGGCCGCCGCCGCCCCAGCCGTAGATGATGGTCGGCGCCTGGCCGGCGCCGATTGCGGTTTTGATCTTGGTTTTGTAGGCGTCGTTCTGGAAGTACGTCACCGTGATCTTGTCGTTGGGGTTCGCCGAACTGAACGCATCCACCGCCTTCTGCATGGTGGTTTGGTTCGGTTCACCCGAGAGGTACCACATACTGGCCCCCCCACTGCCGCTGGAGGCACCCGGTCCCGATGTCCCGCAAGCGGTGGTCGCCGCAACGGCGAAGGGAGTGAGGGCAGCAAGGGCGAGGAAAGAGCGGCGGGAGGTCTGGGGCTGCTTCATTGCTTCTCCATCTGGGTTTGCTTCTTTGCAAGTTAATTGCGCGGAGCCGCTAGCTCCGCGATCCAGTCGAAACATTTCGAGTGGGTGATTTAGGTCACGGTATAAACTAAAGCCCATGTTTGCTTGGCGTCAAGGGGAAGTTGTGAGATTTTCCGTCCATTCCGAAAGTGCTTGACCATATGGCGCGGCGTTCTAGAGAATGAGATCTCCGAAACATTCGAAAAGATTGCGAACTCTGATGGCAACGAAGATCTCCCAGCGGCCCAAGCCGACCCTGGCCATGGTGGCGCGGCAGGCGGGAGTGTCGGCGCCGACGGTCTCGAAGGTGGTTAATGGCCGCGAAGACGTGTCTGCGGAAACGCGGGCCCGCGTGCTCGCGGCACTGGAGCAGGCGGGGTATCAATCCCCCCTGCAGCGGCGCTCCGCCGCAGAGACGGGCACGGTGGTGGAGGTAGTCATCGACGTTCTTGACTCCGCCTACATGATTGAAGTCCTCAACGGGATACTGCAGTTCGCCGCAGCAGCCGACGTTGAGATCCTGGTCAGTGTCACTGGCCCGGCACTTTCCAACCTGCGCAGTCCGGAGCGCCGCGCCCAGCGCATGCTGGACGAAGGCAGGGCGGGGATGATCGTGGTGACGTCGGCTTTCAGCGAGGCGCAGCTGCAGGCGTTCCGGCGCCGCAAGATTCCCGTCGTCGTTATCGACCCCCTCAACCCGCCGTCAGCGGATGTAGTCAGCGTAGGAGCCACCAACTGGGCCGGCGGCAAGGCCGCCACCGAACATCTGCTGGATTTGGGGCATCGGCGCATCGCCTACATCGGCGGCATCGAGAAGGCTGAATGCAACCAGGCACGGCTGCACGGCTACATGGCCGCCCTGATGGCCCGCGGCATCACGGTGGACCCCCGGTACATCATTTCCGGCGGCAGGTTCCGCAGGGAGAGCGGGGTTGCCGGACTCCAGGCTCTGCTGCAACTGGACCAGCTTCCCAGCGCGATCTTTGCCGCAAGCGACGCGATTGCCATGGGTGTTCTTGCCGAAGCCGGACGCCATGGCATCCGGGTTCCGGAAGACATCAGCCTGATTGGCTTTGACGGGACAAGGCAGGGTGAGGAATCCGTCCCCTCGCTCAGTTCGGTCGCCCAGCCATTGGAGGAGATGGGGCGGGCAGCGTTGCGGTCACTCCTTCGCCAGGCGCGGGGGGAAATCCTCGATTCCCACCGCGTAGAACTGGCCACCCAGCTGATCGTGCGGGGCTCGACGGCGGCTCCCGCAAGCTGAGCTGTGGCGTGGAGTCCTATCGCGCGGCCGATTCCGCAGTACTGATGCCCGGGCTGCCGATCGGCTCTTCAAAGCATCATGGCCGTCGGACTCCTGTTCACCCTCTCGGCCGTCGGCTTCTATCTGTTCGCACAACGTTATGTCGTCAGCGGGATGACCACGGGCGCTGTTAAGGGATGACACCTCCACCTATGAAAATCACCAACCTCGACACTGTTGTCGTCGACTTCTACCGGACAAACCTCATTTTCGTCCGGCTGAGCACCGACTCGGGCCTCACCGGCATCGCAGAGGCAACCCTCGAAGGCCAGGAGCACGCGGTCCGCGGCGCCGTCGCCATCCTCGCCGACGCCGTCCGCGGCAAGGACCCAACAAGGATCAGCCAAACCATTTACGAACTCAACCGCGACGCCTATTGGCGCGGCGGGCCTGTGTCAATGACGGCTCTCAGTGCCCTTGAAATGGCCATGTGGGATGTTTCGGCCCGCGCCCTGGGTGTCCCTGTCCACCGCATGCTGGGCGGACAGGTCCGCGACAGGGTCCGCGCTTACGCCAACGGCTGGTTTTCCGGGGCCAAAAAACCGGAAGAATTTGCCGAGGCAGCAGTACAGACGGTTGCCCAAGGCTTCCGGGGACTCAAGTGGGACCCGTTCGAGGCGGCGGACCTTACCCTGGAGCCGCGGGACCTGCGGCGCATGCTTGAGCCCGTTGCCGCCGTGCGGGAGGCCGTGGGCGATGACGTTGAGATCTTCATTGAAGGACATGGCCGGTTCGACGTCCCGACAGCCATCCGGGTCGCCCGGGAGATCGAGCAGTTCCAGCCGGTGTTCTTCGAGGAGCCGTGCCCGCCGGACGGAATAGATTCCCTCCTGGAAATACGATCGAAGTCTCCAGTAGCCATCGCTGCGGGCGAACGGTGGATGGGACGGAACACCTTCGTTCCCGCCCTCTCCCGGAAGGCAGTGGACTACATCCAGCCCGACGTCACCCACGCCGGCGGCCTGCTGGAACTGTCCTTCATCTCCACGCTCGCCGCAGCTCATTATATTCCGTTCGCCCCCCACAACCCGAGCGGTCCGCTCAGTACCGCCGCAACCCTGCAGTTGGGCGCCATGCTGCCCAACTTCCGGTACCTGGAAATCATGGCCACGGACGTGCCTTGGCGGAGTGAGATCTCGAGCGAG from Pseudarthrobacter siccitolerans encodes:
- a CDS encoding excinuclease ABC subunit UvrA; protein product: MSTDTSTDPRTNGLHVADAHDLIRVQGARENNLKDVSVELPKRRLTVFTGVSGSGKSSLVFATIAAESQRMINETYSAFVQGFMPSLARPEVDFLEGLTTAIIVDQERMGANPRSTVGTATDANAMLRILFSRLGSPYGGPPTAFSFNVPTRKASGVMSTEKSGGRVEKAVVQQAVYLGGMCPRCEGMGAVSDIDLTALYDDDKSLGDGALLVPGYSMDGWYGRLFEGMGLPMDKPIAKFTKKQLETMLYAEPTKIKVEGVNLTFEGIIPKIQKSMLSKDPEAMQPHVRRFVERAVTFQTCPECHGTRLTQQALSSKINGKNIAELCQMQISDLAEWIRGLKDPSVAPLLKGLQHLLDSFSDIGLGYLSLDRPAGTLSGGEAQRTKMIRHLGSSLTDVTYVFDEPTIGLHPHDIERMNQLLLQLRDKGNTVLVVEHKPETIAIADHVVDLGPGAGTAGGTVCFEGSVEGLRASDTITGRHLGDRASLKEAVRMASGALEVRGASTHNLQAVDVDIPLGVLTVVTGVAGSGKSSLIHGSVAKREGVVVIDQGAIKGSRRSNPATYTGLLEPIRKAFAKANGVKPALFSSNSEGACPTCNGAGVIFTELGVMATVESPCEDCEGRRFQASVLEYTLGGKNIADVLAMSVTEAAAFFAEGEAKTPAARTVLDRLEDVGLGYLSLGQPLTTLSGGERQRLKLATQMAEKGDVYVLDEPTTGLHLADVENLLGLLDRLVDSGKSVIVIEHHQAVMAHADRIIDLGPGAGHDGGRIVFEGTPAELVADASTLTGKHLAAYVGA
- a CDS encoding VOC family protein — protein: MTFMNKISISSTFLPHTDPDASLAFYRDALGFEVRNDVGRGTMRWITVGPAGQPDVSIVLHPPAVDPGITDDERRTIAEMMAKGTYATVVLSSPDVDAAFATVEASGADVVQEPVDQPYGIRDCAFRDPAGNTVRINQQP
- a CDS encoding helix-turn-helix transcriptional regulator codes for the protein MTTSPLSDARFRELRDLRRVKDRIDREYAQPLDVESLARGVHMSAGHLSRRFKLAYQESPYSYLMTRRIERAMALLRRGDLSVTQVCFAVGCSSLGTFSTRFTELVGMPPSVYKQEAAVSTAGIPACVAKQVTRPVRNREARAPEPQLA
- a CDS encoding Gfo/Idh/MocA family protein encodes the protein MGKPLKVGIVGCGAIIAQYLTNFRKLEDVELVAVADLDPARAKAAAEQYEGVRAVSVDELLAADDVELVLNLTIPAAHAEVALKAIAAGKSVYGEKPLAATTAEARQVLEAAREAGVAVGCAPDTVLGTGIQTARKAIDDGLIGAPISASATMVTPGHERWHPNPDFYYQPGGGPLLDMGPYYVTALVTLLGPVVSVMGAASHTRNERTIGSGPRQGEKVPVDIDSHVTGVLVHASGALSTLFMSFDAVKSKSPNIEIHGERGSLVVPDPNHFDGEVQLFSLGAEAWETLPVSAGYVDSGRGFGIADLASTPEGAEPRAGGALAYHALEVMESVLESAHTGSAVRISSTVERPDSVELTVLTGGMDRLQAQGAAS
- a CDS encoding ThuA domain-containing protein, whose product is MTENKNALVVRGGWDGHQPYEATELFIPYLKDNGYDVRVEESPKVYADTHYMAGVDLIMQCMTMTTIEKDELAGLRTAVENGTGLAGWHGGIADSYRNNSDYLHLIGGQFACHPGKHPDQCTGEQSDNYMPYTVNMLPAAAEHPITKGLKDFDLVTEQYWVLSDDYIDVLATTTQKAREWDPWNREVTSPAIWTRQWGKGRIFVTTPGHRVEILQNTNIRTIIERGLLWASR
- a CDS encoding sugar phosphate isomerase/epimerase family protein, with amino-acid sequence MTRPITLFTGQWADLPFEEVARLAGEWGFDGLEIACWGDHLDPRRAAEDDNYLQGRLDILEKNNLRVFAIANHLTGQAVCDDPIDERHQGILSTEIWGTGEPEGVRRRAAESMKDTARAAARLGVNTVTGFTGSSIWKAVAMFPPASETMIDAGYQDFADRWNPILDVFEEQGVRFALEVHPSEIAYDYWTTKRTLEAIGHRKSFGLNFDPSHFIWQDLDPVMFLQDFAEHILHVHVKESIRQLDGRNGRLGSHLAWADPRRGWDFVTAGHGDVPWNRIFRTLNAIGYNGPTSIEWEDAGMDRLTGAPQALAMVQELARIAPPTAAFDAAFTSH
- a CDS encoding Gfo/Idh/MocA family protein, with product MTGTKPLRVGMVGYAFMGAAHSHAWRTAPRFFDLPLQPQLRAVAGRNADGVRAAADKLGWESVETDWRRLIERDDIDLIDICTPGDTHAEIAIAALEAGKHVLCEKPLANSVEEAERMVLAAETAAKQGIASMCGFSYRRTPALALAKRFVEQGRLGDIRHVRAQYLQDWLSDENAPMTWRLDKSKSGSGSLGDIGAHSIDAAQWVTGQNITGVSALLETFVPERPLAGDLVGLGGHGDVGSDAPRGHVTVDDAAIFSARFDGGTASAGAVGVFEATRYALGRKNAMRLEVNGTKGSLAFDFEEMNVLSFYDAAESPDAGFRRIFVTEPEHPYVGNWWPTGHGLGYEHGFTHQVVDLVTAIGEGRQPEPSFADALQVQQVLAAVESSAANSSQWQKV
- a CDS encoding carbohydrate ABC transporter permease; the protein is MTTVLKSSTKEAASGSPANASSPKRGLGSRMRRLNIPGGLGGWIWLAIIILPVYYVVITSLKTQAGYFGQNPLAVPTSPTLENYQMVLEADFATYFMNSAIVTLGSVIPTVLISFMASFAIVRGSGRFLKLVNGMFLMGLAIPLQATIIPIYLMIIRLNLYDSLLALMLPSIAFAIPLTVLILSNFIRDVPNELFESMRLDGCSEWQTMWRLALPLTRPAIVTVAIYNGLHVWNGFLLPLVLTQSPGLRVLPLGLWTFQGEFSVNIPAVLASVVLSTLPILVLYVIGRRQLLAGLTAGFSK
- a CDS encoding carbohydrate ABC transporter permease, with translation MSNAVSTAARTATARTGMEQTDKRKAALAWLTLPALFFFVVFAVVPLAGVLILSFTSWDGIGAIGAAGLSNWFSVLADPGLYNALGLTFLIMIVSWLVQTPISLLLGVFTAGSQRYRAALAVLYFLPLLLSSAAVAIAFKALLDPNFGLATGLGLPFLAQDWLGVPHLALGLVIFVIAWQFVPFHTLIYQGGVRQIPKSLYEAAQIDGAGTVKQFFHITLPQLKYTIITSSTLMVVGSLTYFDLIFVLTGGGPGNSTRILALDMYLRGFRANLMGPASVIAVILVIIGLALALFLQRLGGKDKQGSQLEGL